The Yoonia sp. SS1-5 genome contains a region encoding:
- the hemJ gene encoding protoporphyrinogen oxidase HemJ has protein sequence MLISIYPWIKALHIMAVIAWMAGLFYLPRLFVYHAERASVGSELDQTFQIMEEKLLRVIMNPAMIVAWIAGLVMIGMGAFDWGSVWAWVKIICVILMTAAHGWMAARRKEFAAGTNTRTGRTYRMFNEVPTVLMLLIVIAVVVRPF, from the coding sequence GTGTTGATCAGCATCTATCCATGGATCAAAGCGCTACACATCATGGCTGTGATTGCGTGGATGGCTGGCCTTTTTTACTTGCCAAGATTGTTTGTATATCACGCAGAGCGTGCAAGTGTCGGATCCGAGTTGGATCAGACCTTTCAGATCATGGAAGAAAAGCTGCTTCGCGTGATCATGAACCCAGCCATGATCGTTGCCTGGATTGCGGGACTGGTGATGATCGGTATGGGGGCCTTTGACTGGGGGTCTGTCTGGGCCTGGGTCAAGATCATTTGCGTTATTCTGATGACAGCCGCCCATGGCTGGATGGCCGCCCGGCGCAAAGAGTTTGCGGCCGGAACAAATACCCGGACCGGGCGAACCTACCGGATGTTCAACGAGGTGCCGACCGTGCTGATGTTGCTTATCGTCATCGCGGTTGTCGTGCGTCCATTCTAG
- the rho gene encoding transcription termination factor Rho produces MSQHRLNLADLKAQSPKDLLSLAEELEIENASTMRKGDMMFAILKERADEEWIIGGDGVLEVLQDGFGFLRSPEANYLPGPDDIYVSPDMIRLHSLRTGDTVEGVMKEPNDTERYFALTSVERINFEEPERAKHKVAFDNLTPLYPEERLTMEVADPTIKDRSARIIDLVSPIGKGQRSLIVAPPRTGKTVLLQNIANSIEKNHPECYLIVLLIDERPEEVTDMQRSVKGEVVSSTFDEPATRHVAVSEMVIEKAKRLVEHKRDVVILLDSITRLGRAFNTTVPSSGKVLTGGVDANALQRPKRFFGAARNIEEGGSLTIIATALIDTGSRMDEVIFEEFKGTGNSEIVLDRKVADKRVFPAMDILKSGTRKEELLVDKGDLAKTYVLRRILNPMGTTDAIEFLIGKLKQTKTNSDFFDSMNT; encoded by the coding sequence ATGTCTCAACACCGTTTGAACCTTGCTGATCTCAAGGCGCAAAGCCCCAAGGATCTTTTGTCGCTGGCAGAAGAGCTGGAGATCGAGAACGCGTCGACCATGCGCAAGGGCGATATGATGTTCGCGATCCTCAAGGAGCGTGCGGACGAAGAATGGATCATCGGTGGTGACGGCGTGCTAGAGGTCTTGCAGGACGGTTTTGGGTTCCTGCGCTCACCCGAGGCAAACTATCTGCCGGGCCCAGATGATATTTATGTTTCCCCGGATATGATCCGCCTGCACTCTCTTCGGACGGGCGATACCGTTGAAGGGGTCATGAAAGAACCAAACGACACAGAGCGTTATTTTGCGCTTACCTCGGTTGAACGGATCAATTTTGAAGAACCCGAGCGGGCAAAACATAAGGTCGCGTTTGACAACCTGACCCCGCTTTACCCCGAAGAGCGGCTGACCATGGAAGTTGCGGACCCGACGATCAAGGATCGGTCTGCGCGGATCATTGACCTGGTATCACCTATCGGAAAGGGCCAGCGGTCGCTGATCGTGGCACCACCCCGCACCGGTAAAACGGTATTGTTGCAGAACATCGCTAACTCTATCGAGAAAAATCACCCCGAATGTTATCTGATTGTGCTGCTGATCGACGAACGGCCCGAAGAGGTGACGGACATGCAGCGGTCGGTCAAAGGGGAAGTGGTCTCATCAACCTTTGATGAACCTGCGACGCGTCACGTGGCTGTGTCCGAGATGGTGATCGAAAAGGCGAAGCGACTTGTCGAGCACAAGCGTGATGTGGTGATCCTGCTGGATTCGATCACCCGGCTTGGGCGGGCGTTTAACACGACGGTCCCGTCATCTGGTAAAGTGTTGACCGGCGGTGTTGATGCCAACGCGCTACAGCGCCCCAAGCGGTTCTTTGGTGCCGCCCGGAATATTGAGGAAGGCGGATCGCTGACGATTATCGCCACAGCCTTGATTGATACCGGTTCCCGTATGGACGAGGTCATCTTTGAAGAATTCAAAGGCACCGGCAACAGCGAGATTGTGCTTGATCGTAAGGTTGCGGATAAGCGGGTCTTCCCCGCCATGGACATCCTGAAATCCGGTACCCGGAAAGAAGAGCTTTTGGTTGATAAGGGCGATCTGGCCAAGACTTACGTCTTGCGGCGGATTTTGAACCCAATGGGCACAACAGATGCGATCGAGTTCCTGATTGGCAAGCTGAAGCAGACCAAGACGAATTCAGACTTCTTCGATTCCATGAACACGTAA